A DNA window from Carassius gibelio isolate Cgi1373 ecotype wild population from Czech Republic chromosome A6, carGib1.2-hapl.c, whole genome shotgun sequence contains the following coding sequences:
- the LOC128015144 gene encoding barH-like 2 homeobox protein, with amino-acid sequence MEGSSGSSFGIDTILSSTNSGSSILMNGDFRLGDRTADFRSQATPSPCSEIDTVGTAPSSPISVTMEHPEPHLVQDSLQHHHHHHHHHHHSQAQSLQLSPQPHPLGQAGCAPRTATSSFLIKDILGDSKPLAACAPYSTSVPSPHHSPKTENGTAPDGIRPKLEQDENRSKLDRDDIQSDLKCNGTKEEGDREISSSRDSPPARSKKPRKARTAFSDHQLNQLERSFERQKYLSVQDRMDLAAALNLTDTQVKTWYQNRRTKWKRQTAVGLELLAEAGNYSALQRMFPSPYFYHPSLLGTVDSTTAAAAAAAMYSSMYRTPSAPHPSLQRPLVPRVLIHGLGPGGQPALNPIANQIPGTPHPR; translated from the exons ATGGAAGGATCCAGTGGGTCTAGTTTCGGAATAGACACTATTTTGTCCTCAACCAATTCTGGCAGCTCAATACTGATGAACGGAGATTTTCGCCTCGGTGACAGAACAGCGGATTTCAGGAGCCAGGCGACCCCATCACCATGTTCGGAGATAGACACTGTGGGAACAGCCCCCTCATCCCCGATCTCAGTTACGATGGAGCATCCCGAGCCGCATCTGGTCCAAGACAGCCTTCagcatcaccatcaccatcaccatcatcaccatcacagtCAAGCTCAGAGTTTGCAGCTTTCACCCCAGCCTCATCCGCTCGGTCAGGCTGGCTGTGCCCCCAGGACTGCAACCTCCTCCTTTCTAATCAAAGACATTTTGGGCGACAGTAAACCGCTAGCAGCGTGCGCTCCTTACAGCACCAGTGTACCATCTCCACATCACAGCCCCAAAACAGAGAACGGAACCGCCCCGGACGGCATCAGGCCCAAACTAGAGCAAGATGAAAACAGAAGCAAACTGGACAGAGATGACATTCAGAGCGATTTAAAATGTAACG GAACAAAAGAAGAGGGCGATCGGGAAATTTCTAGTTCGAGAGACAGTCCGCCAGCCCGATCCAAAAAACCTCGAAAAGCGCGGACGGCCTTCTCCGACCATCAACTTAACCAGCTGGAGCGCAGCTTCGAGAGACAGAAATACCTCAGCGTGCAAGACCGCATGGACCTGGCAGCAGCCCTAAACCTCACAGACACACAAGTCAAGACCTGGTACCAAAACCGACG GACGAAATGGAAGAGGCAGACGGCTGTTGGATTAGAACTGCTGGCTGAAGCTGGAAATTATTCGGCCTTACAGAGAATGTTCCCATCTCCGTATTTCTACCACCCGAGTTTATTAGGCACCGTGGACAGCACGACAGCAGCCGCCGCCGCTGCTGCCATGTACAGCAGTATGTACCGGACTCCATCCGCACCGCATCCATCTCTCCAGAGACCGCTCGTCCCGAGAGTGCTCATTCACGGCCTGGGGCCCGGGGGACAACCGGCCCTAAACCCGATAGCAAACCAAATACCGGGCACACCGCATCCTCGGTAA